The Faecalibacter sp. LW9 genome has a segment encoding these proteins:
- a CDS encoding NUDIX hydrolase: MYKVFFNESLLTFDQESKPEAKNILYHHESNFDEAFHLLSSSAVKHVNIISVSIDEVWNQFKNYFKLIQAAGGIVRNSKDEYLFIYRLGKWDLPKGKMEEGETKEESAIREIEEECSITPLELKQFLMATYHIYYQKEYIIKETFWFEVFYEGTETPQPQIEEGIEEVVWKKKEEIDALMNNSYPNIQLLVNNYLDL; this comes from the coding sequence ATGTACAAAGTTTTTTTTAATGAGAGTTTATTGACTTTCGATCAAGAATCAAAGCCAGAAGCAAAAAATATTTTATATCATCACGAATCTAATTTTGATGAAGCATTTCATCTGTTATCTAGTTCGGCCGTAAAACATGTAAATATTATAAGTGTTTCGATTGATGAGGTTTGGAATCAGTTCAAGAACTATTTTAAGTTGATTCAAGCAGCTGGTGGTATTGTGCGTAATTCTAAAGATGAATATCTGTTTATCTATCGATTAGGAAAATGGGATTTACCGAAAGGAAAGATGGAAGAGGGCGAAACCAAAGAAGAATCTGCTATTCGAGAGATTGAAGAAGAATGCAGTATTACACCATTAGAGTTAAAACAATTCTTAATGGCTACCTACCATATTTATTACCAAAAAGAATACATCATCAAAGAAACATTTTGGTTCGAAGTGTTCTATGAAGGAACTGAAACGCCTCAACCTCAGATCGAAGAAGGAATAGAAGAAGTGGTTTGGAAAAAGAAAGAGGAGATTGATGCGTTGATGAATAATTCGTATCCAAACATCCAATTATTAGTAAATAATTATTTAGATTTGTAA
- a CDS encoding DUF4920 domain-containing protein → MKKYILGVCAIMAFTVSTQAQSKKEDKKAKTEKITKAQKNILAKGSATVSDLYAYQVYGESFDVKNTLTHTELGKLYDNMKDGDVIENVQFKSTIESVCKKKGCWMKVDLGKGEEQSFVRFKDYGFFMPLEGEKSDVIVHGKAFVSEISVEKLRHYAEDAGQSKEEIAKITKPQLQFNFEADGVFVKEN, encoded by the coding sequence ATGAAAAAATATATTTTAGGAGTTTGTGCAATAATGGCTTTTACCGTATCAACTCAGGCACAGTCTAAAAAAGAAGATAAAAAGGCGAAAACAGAAAAGATTACGAAAGCCCAGAAAAATATCTTAGCTAAAGGTTCAGCTACAGTTTCTGATTTATATGCGTATCAAGTATATGGCGAATCGTTTGATGTTAAAAATACGTTGACTCATACCGAATTAGGGAAGTTATATGACAACATGAAAGATGGCGATGTAATTGAAAATGTTCAATTTAAATCGACAATCGAATCGGTTTGTAAAAAGAAAGGATGTTGGATGAAAGTAGATCTAGGAAAAGGGGAAGAGCAATCATTTGTTCGTTTCAAAGACTATGGTTTCTTTATGCCTTTGGAAGGTGAAAAATCAGATGTTATTGTGCATGGTAAAGCCTTCGTAAGTGAAATTTCAGTAGAAAAATTACGTCACTACGCTGAAGATGCAGGACAATCAAAAGAAGAAATTGCTAAAATCACAAAACCTCAATTGCAATTTAATTTTGAGGCTGATGGTGTTTTTGTTAAAGAAAACTAA